A DNA window from Bos javanicus breed banteng chromosome 10, ARS-OSU_banteng_1.0, whole genome shotgun sequence contains the following coding sequences:
- the LOC133255241 gene encoding collagen alpha-1(I) chain-like, translated as MRLPAPGAVCLRYPHAPSPPTRGAALPTSDYRTTSLDCRLGFLSRSPKPKISLLDNRREEGESIFPNSPLTLLSHPQPPHSGARGQALVGGRGPEHGRALLPQAPRERRGLKFQHGAPRSPQGPLPPTSPSGDVLRGGAAAEPRSGRGGPVRPRGPSEPARPGSRAQAGARRRRRPGARGLRRGGGGWCRDPAAAPPARRGPPVGPAPRGRRSPPPSAVPAVGARARRGLLSLTLCGRERRPGTRGGAGSTAPAARSESPPPQLLRCRRAARQETGGFGAGRPRHVPASGPRRCPETGPLKGQASPPRPPRALPRTRRVTQHLGGSNVLKAVCL; from the exons ATGCGGCTCCCCGCGCCTGGGGCTGTCTGTCTCCGGTACCCACATGCTCCTTCACCACCGACGCGCGGGGCAGCACTGCCCACGTCTGATTACCGTACGACTTCTCTAGACTGCAGGTTAGGTTTTCTGTCGAGGTCCCCGAAGCCAAAAATCTCCTTGTTGGATAACCGAAGAGAGGAGGGAGAATCC ATTTTTCCAAACTCTCCCCTCACGCTGCTTTCCCATCCTCAACCGCCCCACTCCGGGGCCCGGGGACAAGCACTGGTCGGCGGGAGGGGGCCTGAGCACGGACGAGCGCTGCTTCCCCAAGCACCCCGAGAGCGGCGAGGGCTGAAATTCCAGCATGGC GCTCCTCGGTCACCCCAGGGCCCTCTCCCGCCGACCTCGCCCTCGGGAGACGTCCTCCGAGGAGGCGCCGCGGCGGAACCGAGGTCGGGCCGGGGCGGCCCGGTGAGGCCGAGAGGCCCCTCGGAGCCCGCCCGCCCCGGCAGCCGGGCCCAAGCTGGAGCCCGGCGGCGGAGACGACCCGGCGCCCGAGGCCTACGGCGGGGCGGCGGCGGGTGGTGTCGGGACCCCGCGGCCGCGCCCCCCGCCCGGCGCGGCCCTCCCGTCGGCCCGGCACCCCGCGGCCGGCGCAGCCCTCCCCCCTCCGCGGTCCCCGCGGTCGGAGCCCGGGCCCGGCGCGGCCTGCTCTCCCTTACCCTGTGCGGCCGGGAAAGGAGACCGGGAACACGCGGCGGCGCCGGCTCTACAGCCCCGGCCGCCCGCTCCGAATCGCCGCCGCCGCAGTTGCTCAGGTGCCGTCGCGCCGCCCGGCAGGAAACGGGCGGCTTCGGGGCGGGGCGGCCCCGGCACGTCCCGGCGTCTGGGCCCCGGCGGTGCCCGGAGACCGGCCCCTTAAAGGGACAGGCGTCGCCGCCTCGGCCCCCGCGCGCTCTCCCGCGCACTCG taggGTTACTCAGCACCTCGGCGGTTCCAACGTCCTCAAAGCAGTCTGTCTCTAA